One Glycine max cultivar Williams 82 chromosome 8, Glycine_max_v4.0, whole genome shotgun sequence genomic window, TCAAAGAAAAGGCAAATTAAGTGAACATCGATTGGATATggtattttcttgttttgaaataaggaagaaaataaCTATAGGCAAAGTCATACTTCCCTTCCTTCAACCACGTATACGTCTATTGTGTTAAAATTCAAGTTTGACCAAATATGAGTAAGTAACAAAGGTTTCGAGGAAGCAAacgtagaataaaaaaaattaaacatcatgTGCTGATAACATATACTAACTTTCTTAACGTAAAACtctattgttataaaaaaaaattatataccgaGATTATAAAATAGTTTCACGGTATCATAATCACACATCAATGTGataattattgtttataaaattatcttaaaagttataaaaatcataaattatgatttaatgataatataaaactattttatattattagtatataacCATTGCTAATTAGTATTCAAAactcaacaaaaataatttaatcaatccAAAATGATCGAATCAAATTGACCAGTTTAATTAGAACTTTGGCGAAATAATGAAgtcaatctattttttttttaaaaagagagaattaaacaattaaagaaGCCTTAGAAGTAGTCAACatcgaaagaaaaaatagtttggattttttttcttttttcattttaacttcttatctatataaaaatatttattgagcaaaaaggcctataaataattaataattttcataattaaatattttattatcaattttttttaattttatagagcatacaattaatgtttttttttcaaatattacttaatttattttttattatgtttattgatctactatttaatttctatgtaatctttaaaatatttaactaattatCACCAATTAATCCAtggattaatattatatatatagaccataaGTATTTTTCATGAGAGACAATTTTTTGAGTTGAGTAAAATTATCACGAGTAACAAAATTCTTTctctaaataatatttattgcaGTTGCATATCaaaaatctaaatttaaaattactaattaaagTATAACAATTTCACATAAGTTTATCCATGAATTTGATAACGTGTagataataaattgtttttattagtttaatgGTCAagccaaattttgaaaatggatATCCAATCCAATTATAAATTAACAACACCATGTGAAGTCTTTCAGTTTTACATTGTAGTATTTTTATTAACTTAACGTGgattttatttaacttaattcttttagaaaagtagttgtttgttttttaactttttaagaaattttaaacaataaacagttatttttcttaaaataatcgTTAGCAAACATGTTacgaatatataaaaaaaaaatagtttttggaTATAgctttattttggttatttataattaactaccTCATTATAAGAAGGCTGAACCACGATATAACGTGTTTAAATAGTAAAGAAATAAGCGAAGGAAACCACTGTTTGAAACATTGAAACCAAGAGAGAGACTTTTGAGTGATTTTTTGTTGAGAAGTTATATAaacaattgattttaaatacgATTGATTAGGTGTGAAGAAGTCGTatgaaaaatagtttattaCTATGAACTACGTAATCTGGCAATTGATTTATAAAGGTGCCATAAGTTGCTCAAGAAGGAATATATGTGTAATATTGACACGAGTCATTTGAAGTACTATCTAATATTTGATGGTAATTACACATCGATTAACGGAAGCCTGGATTTTTGTTAgcataattattttgtaattataaatttttattcaaccgattaagataatttttattcagACCATTAAAAGTTGCCCTAGCTAGTAGTGGGAGGATTCAGGATTCAGTAGTTCACAAGAGGTTCAAACCTTGTAATTTTAATGCATAATTCATATATTTCCATATCTAACACGATAATTAGTGGCTtgtataaaaagtgaaaaacttATTAAATGGAAGTTAGGTGGCTTGGTGTTGGTGTGTGTGACTGAGAAGTAAGAACACATTTATCTCAGGATTTTCAAACTTTCTCTTCTGATTAAGAACATAAAGACCACCTCAAGACCCAAACAACAAATTAACAAGACTCCAAAAAGTGATGAGTAATCAAACACTGACTTGAATATcactaatatatattaattaacgaAAGCATGTTACTTCGTGGAAACAACCTATCCCTTTGCCAATAAGTTTCTCCCTTATTTCCATCAAAGAATAgtcaaaaattgaaaatcttTACTTTGAACAAACGCATCTGTCTTAGTTCTtaccccccctctctctctctctaaattaaAAGTCCTTGTTATAAcatcatatttataaattttacgtTAACCCAAACATTACTTAATTCtcgatttataaataattttaaaatatatgaacatATCATTCATTTATtgatcttttaataatattgtttaagatctaacaaaaataatcaatgtaataaataatcatattgCAATAGTTAAGTTGAAAAAAGCaagatttttatataaaatcaaagtCTATACAGAAATACTAAATAGTGTATAAGAATATTAACTCTTGCGCAGATGAAAAGAAAAGTTagaagaaatgatttttttactcCTTGATATCTTTCAATTGATAGTTAgagatctattttttttttctttttatgcgTAAAAATCACTTAAGTGAATTTGTCatcttttaataagttttttccACAAAATCAAAGGTGATCTTGACCATGTACTCGTGTGAACAAAATTGATGTTACAAAGACGTTTAAATTTATGGTCAATGTAAGCCCCTCTCTCACCCTATCACCTACTATAGCTATAATATATAAAGCCAAGCTTATGCACTCTTTCTCTCAAAAAACAACTCTCTCgatcaaaataatattactaCCCTCACCAAATTAATTAGTCGACCATTATTTACCACCACCCAAATTCCTGAACGATAACATGACTGCCACAGCTGATCAATGCATGCATGAGTTTTATCAACAACCTCTCATGGATGGCATGGCTATGGATCCATCCATAGAAGGACTCATGGATGCATCCATGTCATCATCATCAGAGGGCATGATCATGTTGAGCCCAAGCAATTCACACAACAACACAACAATTGGCCACCACAATTTAACTCCAAAGGGTTGTGCATTCAAACAAATCCGAAGGAGATCTAGAGCTTCTAAGAGCACTCCAATTACCCTTCTCAAGGCCAACACCTCCAATTTCAGGGCATTGGTACAACAATTCACTGGGTGTCCCACCACAACAGCCATGTCACTTGCAATCCATAAGGGTCCCGTTACCTTAAATTTCCAACAAGGTGGTAGCAAACAACatattcatcatcatcaccacacaaaaataacaactagaGGAGCAATGCCACCGTTTATTGGCACCATAAGTTCTAACCAAAACCAAGTTTCTGTGCCACTTCCAAAGCAACACTTGATGCAAGAGCAGCAAAGTGGACACTTTCTTCCAACTTCGTCGGGTAACTCTTATAGGCCAATTAATTGCATGGATGATGGATTGATCTTTGATAATGATTTTAGTTTACATGAGCTAACCGTGAATGCCATCTCCAATGATATCGATGATTTATTTATGTGATCAAAATGTCGATGAAATGATTCAATTATGTAATATATAGCAATATCTTAGGAAATCATATGCATAATAGAATAGCTCCTCTTCAGTCAACAGTTGCATATGCATGCAATCATAAAAGCAATAATTCATGTTTGCCAGCCTGTAATATACGTTTTAATTTATTGTCTCGATTCaatttctttagtttttgtGGCTTTTTCAATGTTGAGTTCCCCTTcattactctctctctctttataccAACAAAAAAACTGACCTCCAAAAATTATGGAAAAAAGGTCCTAAAATATTGATGAACAATATAAGTTGTGTCAAAAGATATAGTGAGTACTGTGGAAAAACATTTGATGATCTCGAGCTTTGAAGCCTATGATTAATTGACTCCAAGTATTTCCACGCGGCAATCAACTTTTTTAAAGTTGAGTTTGAGTAATTACTCGAGAAGAATAATTGATCGTTatggttttcaattttcatgtaTGGAATCGTTTCGTGGAATTGAGTCTCGGGTTAATGCAGCCTCAATTTATTCTGTTAGTTGCATACTCATCTTATAGTTCATCTCTGTTCATTCTCTATTTTACTTGTCAATCCGATAATCTTTCAATTCGCACAATTCACGCAAcgcaaataattaaattaagaatgtCATAGTAATGTTTGATTCTATTTTCTTtgactttttttcctttaaaaggAGTCATTTCAAACGTGTACTATAATTTTAGATAAGTTCTGCGAAATAGAAGGAGTTGGTTgtttaatgaagaaaaaaaaaacaagacctTGCTGTATAAAGTACAAACACTAATCAAAGAAGATGTTGCTTCATCCATGTTGACATTGACTTTGActtcttctcttttccttttgggATCggtttttttatctaaaaattacactgaaattgtaaaataaaaaaaattacactgaagttgtaaataattttatgacttcaattaaaaaaattaaaattataacaaatattaCGTCCTCTAGTTTAAAAGTGAGTTGTTACAACTATTCCTTTTCTACATAATTCAAAAACAACTTCcatctaaaaaaatgaaaaaaaaaaatccattttggataAAGAAGCCCCAATTCTCTTCGGCTCTTCCAAACACGAAACCTTTTCCAACCAAACGAGTTACTCTGTGCATGGAATGGTTGGACTTGGCACGTCTTCAAAGACATTAACATTGGGGTAGCATTGGGGGTTTATAGAAATTTAAGATTAAAACAATATGaaataatcaaacaattttatttttataaaaaatattactagtattaatttttaacttgagTTTTAAAAGTTATAGGAAGCACTAAGAAAATGAAGTAAACACACACTAGCACAATGTTACCAAGTCCAACCAACTATCTGTCACTTCACCGTAGCCCAATACTCTTATGACTCAAGAACCATTTTAGAGGCGGAgtttggaaaaaaagaaaaaattgggggatcaaaataaaatttaaataaaaaagtattcacTAATTATTTGCTATTGCATAatttcttctaaatttatttactttttctttagTTTCTATACACATtatgtaataattttctttcaagTTCTTGGGTGTATTACATCATACCagaatcaaaacaaaacaaattaaaaagaaaaaaaatgttaaaagtagGCTTATAGTAAAATTGttccaaaaactaaaaaaaatacatacagtTCTTGTAATGGCACTAATAGCACTACAGACAAGAGGTTTCTTGTTGTGCAAGATGTCAAGaattaagaaggaaaaaaaataataaagataaaatcacAAGGTGATGTAGTAATCAGAAGGTGAGGTTTAGTTGTTGCTGTCTTGCTTATGATTTACCATACTTCGCATTAGATTTCAAACATTAATTAAGGTTGAATAGAGTGCTTTAAAGGTGATGTACTAATCAGAAGTTGAGGTTTAGATGTTGAACTCAGTTTCACAGAATGAATTGACTGGCATATAACAGGGCCAAAAACTCGTTGGACGCATCTTGGCACTAAAACTAAGTTCACACTGAAACAAGAATTGGTCAACACCCAAAGAGCATCGAAACATCTCTTACtgttaattattgaaaaaagtaaatatatgatGGAGTCTTGATCAAATCAGCAAACCAAAGCTTGGAAGGTTGCAGGATTGGTGTGGAACGGTTGAGGCTCGTTTTGGCATATCCTCAACAATTTGCCTTATCCCACACGTCTATCTTCTTTAATTTCAAGTCATTATTGCTTTTCAAAACTATATGTACCTTGTCTTGTACTAACTATGACTCTCACTTTTTAGATCACTTTAATTCAAGTGGATTAATTTAATCTCACGTGCAAAATTGAACATATTCTTTAAAAACATGGCACTGTCTCTGAACAGTGTTTCTCTAATATTTAATCTTATCATTAAGAGAATTAATGAAGTTGGCAGAAGAGATGCTACTAGTTGATATCGTTGATTGATATGCtcctaataataatataatagtaaCAATTTTGgtattatcattattaaattttagactGAATTTTAAATTGAAGGTTGGTTAATAAGTAATTGCtaattaagaaatattaaaaatgtattaaaatattaaatttattaaataaataagttaaactTGAGTGATGCCCAATAATTCAATTTGTTTTGATCATAAAATAGCCCAACACATACATATACACAcacaatattatataattatggtatataaaattaatcaaataatatattttattttttaagttcatAGAATTAATTTTGGAATGCATgttgttttctagaaaaacaaCATAATTCCAAAAATGCATTTCCAGAAtgggattttctttttatcttactGATTTAGCTATTCAGAAATATATGTAAttcggaaaaaaaaatacccacTTTACCGGAAATATATGCGACTTCCGCACCTCAGGAGTGCATCAATGAAGGAGAAAGGAAAAACAATGTAGAAAGgaagtaataataaaagaaaggtAATTTGGAAACATTCAAAATTTGGGGGTGTAGGTAGGAAATGGGCGTTCAAGAAGAAAAAGCCCATTTTGAAGCAAACTTTTAAAGTATCAAAGACCAAGTTGTGCCCAACAGTATTAGCGTTGCTACATGCAGCCAGCAAAATTGTTAATACACCCAGTAATTATACAATTTTCCCATTTTATCCTTCTATAAAACTGTTACAAATTGACTAATCCGTAAGCCTCATATGGATTGGTCAATCCGTATGAGACTTATGGATTGGACTTACAAATTGGACTAATCCATAAGCCTCATAAGGATCAACtaatttgtaaatatattaattattatatatgtaaatatattaattattatattaaaattaattatcacaatttattatttaaatttacatgtacattaaatatacattaaaaaatttaatattatatataacattaattttttataacaattgacCTATTAGTTCATTTGATTAGAACATCGTGCTAATAACGCGAAAGTCATGGATTTGACTCCAACTTGAGAAGCCAATCCGTATGAGGCTTTCAGATTAGCCCAATCCGTATAAAACTTCCGAATTAGCCAATGATACAAACATACTTATTCATGACAAGggataagaataataaaattatcattatacaATGAAGTAATAGAATGGAAATTTATTCTGTACCAtcataaaatatctaaatagaacgaaactttttatttttaatttattccatTCAATTCTGCCACCATCCACTCCATTCTATTCCACTCACcattaaatattcaaacatagCCTTAATAGTTTGAGAACATACAAGAATATATTTCGAACTACAACCAAAAGCAGTCTGGAGATGAAAATTGGGAATTCATGCCGTTCCAACAAAAGCTCTATGAGATTGGTTAAAACACTGACTACTTCAGATGGTGCTCGAACAAAGATGCCATCTCAATCTGTACCACAAATAATTTAAGTTACATAAAACTTTTATTCCACGAAACCTTGGCAAAAATTACAAGACAAATCTGTGGTTGACATTTCATGAAATCAACCATAAAGGGTAAGTGCCAATAAGCTTGTAGCTCAACCCTCAACTAATACCTGTTCCAatcttttaagaaattttatgaATAGTTCTGGATGTTAGTCTCATGCTATTCACAATGCAATTTTGACAGCTACGTTGAAATTGGTCGTGTAATATCAATACTTCACATTAGAATAAGAATTTTAGATATGATTGACTACGTAGGCTTAGAATAACTTTTGGGGTCACTACATTCTTAAAAATGTCTGATAACTAACCAATTCTATCTCAAAGCTGGATCAAGGTAGGAGAAAACTGTCAACAGGACTTGATTGCATCATTGTAGTAATTTTAGAAAATGGGAAATTAAATTCGAGCAAAAAACTAAGGAGAAGCAAAATCAAGCATTATGCACAGTAGAGAAACAAAAGTGCAATTATGCtgatttttaatagaaaaaaaattcattaagaaagaaagatatGCTGTCGGAGATGTAATAAAATCATTCACGAGCCTTTGCCTAACAGCTTATGTTCTTGAGATAATTAGCTCATGCAATGGTACCAAAAAGAGCATGTTAGAGATACAATAAAACCATTTTTGAACCTTCACCTAACAACTTCAGCTTTTCACATAATTAGTTCATGACCTATACAATGACAGTTGATAAGATACAAAACTACAAGAGACAATGAGTATAAATTTTTAGACAGCTTCATATAGATTTCTAGATGATTATGACATAATTACTCATAATATCAAGTTATCAACTTACAGCAGTCAATGCAGCCTCAGCACCCTTATTCCCAGACTTTCCACCAGCTCTATTTAGAGCCTGCACTtagccaaaaaaaatcaaataaaaattaagtaatcataattctcatctgcaaagaaGTTTCATAACTATAACAGCAAATACTTACCTGATCCATATCATCACATGTTAGGACACCAAATATGCATGGAACACCTGCAAAGGTGTCTCAAAAAGCTTTAATTTACCAAGTTGATGgaaattaatgaaaaacaaaaagagtgaaTAACAAATACTGACAATAGCAATAAATGTCCCCAATCAaaaaccaaaaggaaaaaaaaaatcaggagcTCTCTTATACTGATAAGCTTAGAGGAAACATTAAGTTTCAGTATTTTATTAAGTGAAGAGCAATGTTAAAGTTAACTTACACAGGTATTGCGTTACTGGTTTAAAAAgatctttcattaaatattaaaataattccaACATTTCAAGAGGCTTGATTCTAGATTCTATAAACAAGTTGTCATAACAATGTTGcatgcatattttattttcaagaaaaCAGACAGCAGCTGAATACTCGAGCATGATTTGTTTGTATCTGGAGATTACAATCAACATTAACAGAATACCACCTGAGTTTAGACTGGCTGAAAGAACTCCTGATGCTGCTGAATTAGCAACTGCATCATAGTGGGTTGTATCTCCTCGTACCTGTTAACAAGAATGGACACAGTAAAGCTCAAATTAAGTAGACATAAATACAGATGATGGGGAGTCATGAATCAAAAAATTTTATAGAAGAATTTCATCTATTTGTCAACATTTATCGTACCACAGCTCCTATGCATACGATTGCATCATATTTGCCTGATTTTCCAAGCCTTTCTGCAACAACACCAATTTCAAAACTACCAGGTACCCACACAACCTATGGGAAAAGGGAAAGCAACAAGTTTCTGTCAGCATTCAACCCCAGAAGAAAGTGATGTGAAAATTCTGAACAAGGCAAGTCTTCTCCAATTCAGATattattgaacatttttttgCAAGCAGAAACAAtggtacataattttttttgtctaaaatcATGACCAATGGAGACATAATTCTGTGACTAAAATACCAAACCAACACAAAtagatgaaataaataaaaaagattgtgttaaaataaaataaaaaagggtaaATGTTTGCAAATCTCAAGTAACTGATAATCCTGATTAGTTAAAGATAGGAGGAGcagcaaaaaatgaaaagacGGGCTGCTTGTTTTAGCCAAGGAAGCATGGACGCTTCAAAATAGTAGTTGTCTCATGTTCTACCTTTATCTATGTCAGACATTTTGAATACTACTTgcttcattttacatttttcttttacctttattttttaaactcttGCACAATACAGATGAGAACATCACAAAAATTGGATAAATAGTAGCATTTTGTTATATCTACCATGACTTGTGcacatttttaaaacattgattcTCTCTTTTGATTTAAAATCTGTTTTTATGTGAATTGCATATTTTGTATTGTAGTCTTATCATgtcctataatttttaaaatttgttgtatTCTCATATACGTGGCATATTATATCCATATCCTATGTCACATCCGTGCTTTTTAGGTTTTAGCCTACTATGAAAAGCATGCATAAGTTTGTTTTACTTCAtatctcaataaaaatatattttacagaaCAAAAAAAGTgacagaaacaaaataaaaattcaaaaaggaTACTAAGAGGAGACTCATTgcaaaaccaccaaaagaagataaaatattaaagccACATAATACTAACCAAATTACAAAAAGCAACGTACATTACAAATAATCAATATTCCAAGAATTTGTAAGACAGCTTACATCGATATCCTCATCTTGAACTGAATAATTATTGAAAGTACCCAAAGCACCTTCCAAGAGCGGTTTGGTAACAATTTCATTAAATCTAGCAACAACCTAAAAAAAGCAAATAGAAGTGAGCaaagaaacataaaacaaatgagctttgaagtttgaactttgaagtataaaacaaatacaaaattttgaagcATAATATCATAACTTCCTCATGATTGACTACTACTATGTTGTTTCTCTATTTCATATCCCCATCTCCAATGTTTATCCTCTTTGCAACACCATCCCATTTGCATCTCCCATTCTCCGAAATTCTCCCACTTCTTCGAATTTTCATTATCATCAAACCCTTAATCAATCATCAAGAATTAGAATTGGAATTCCCCCTTGCTGTGTTTCACTATTTTATCATCTTCATCTATGGACAATAGGATTTGGGCACTACACTCAATTGGAATTCCTTACTCATTCTCCAAAAAGAGAACTTTATTCTTGCAATCCAACAGAAGTCCAAGATTCCCTCTAAAGGGAAGTCTTTAATTAGCCTATTGTGTTTAATAGTATTAATGCAAATGATGTGTCACAGGTTTGCAGGCCACACAAAGCTCTCCAAATGTATGTTTGTGGcattaacaaatatatatagtacggattttttagtattttgggggaaaactataatttttcaaacatttGGACTAATTTCTAATAAACCAATTTAGAGGCTCGGGGAGTAGTAGAGTTGGCAACATCCTTTCATGGTGTAATGTACTTCTATGGAATAATTGGTCTTAGCTTTTTGTGATCCTTGGCTAGTATGACTGGTGAGTATTTTAGAGGGAACTGTTTGTCAAATGCATAGAGAGACTGGTATGCTCAACTCACTCGATATGTTCTTTcctgtttttcttattttctatttttggtgtTTTCTTTAGGATAATATCCTATCCTCAATTCCTCTGCCCCTGTAATTTCTTTCTACTTAGTCTTCTCtaatgaatttcattttttaatacagCACTAAAAACTTTTCCCCACTAGGTAGAGTTAAATACGCATGGATCATATACACCATTATGTTCAGTCATAAACCAGGTCAGCATAACGGCCATTTAGATATAAGTCCATTGTTATGAACCTTTGTGTACGATAGTTAGTGGTCCACATCATCTCTTTTAGTGGTTTGAGTTTTACTTGGTCTCCCTCTTCCTCTAATCATTATGCTatcctctatatgatcaaattttctTACTAGTGCTTGCATAGTTCTTCTTCTCAAATGAGAAAACCACCTTAGGCAAGATTGTATGGTCTCTTCCTCAACAGGTGCTTATCCCTACTTTCTCTGACCCACTAAACTCTAACCTTCTTGCTGTCCAACATCATGTTTTGAATGCAAAAGGATTTCAACCAACTAGAAGTAAAATGGCCATCCTAACTCCAAGACTAATACTATCATTCATGTTGCTCGAGTTTGTCGTTCTTTTTGCAAACATTAGATGTAGTTTAGCATTAATACATACCACAGCAAAACGAAGTCCATGGGCTCTGGTAACAGAACCTGTAAGATGCCTCACAGCAGCTGTTTGAGAAAAAGACGATCGACCCTTGCTCTGAACAACAACGGCATCTGATCTACTTTCTGAAGCTAAAGAAGGAAAGTAAAGAATTGGCCAGCCACCAAAACAAGTCGAATGCAATAAATTACCACAATTAAGAGAAGGATAAAGCATTATGAACACAGCATTAGACAAATATTAGAAAATTGGACACTTAATTTTCAATCAGCAAAACagtagaagaaagaaaaggaataggAATATAACCTCGCACGGAGAGCAAAAAGGAGAGAGAGCTAGGGCTTTTAGGAGCATTTTGAAGATGCAAAGTGTTAGTTCTACCACAAGAACGATCTTGGTCATGCACAAATCCAACCCCGCTAGGAAGGATACAGTGGGTAGAAACAAATGAAGCCATATTCTTCCAGCCACGGCGTCGACGGCGTTTAGGGTTCACTGGTTCGGGTGGCCTTGCTTATTGCTTTTCGTTAAAAAATATCTCACGTGCATATGGCTCTGGTAGTGTCACgtgagtttataattttttttatatggaaaGGCACAAACTAAATTGCAAGTTTTTATTAAGGCCagcaatgtttttattttaaaataagaaaattaaagatgacattaaatgaaattatttcatttaaagAAGTGTGTTatgaagacttttttttttttattttgacataGAGATCAAAACtatggattttaaaaaaatatccatcaaaatgaaatttaagttcaaatataaattattgttctttaatttcaaaaaagttATATCCATCatgctaaaattaaaaattaaaaaaaaatgcaagaggCTGTATTAACATTGAAGTTCTATATGGCGAAAGAAACAAATGTTGACAACATTTTCTTAAACTTGATGTACATCCCAGAGTTCAAGCggattagttttaaaattaaaaataattttgaacttGTAGAATGTACATATTTCAATTAATtctaacaataatttttatattaaaacgcGTTAGGATGAAAAACTTAATCTTTAAGATTTGCTAATTAAACGAGACTTAGATACTTGTTTGTTTAACCCAATCAAGAGGGAAAagtgttattaattaaattatatgcaaATTGTCATTATTGTTAAAGAAGAATCAATGTCTTGTCGAGACGGTGGAATAAAGCCGACTCAGGCATCAAAAGTCAAGAGActcaagaaatataaatttttgctTCGCTAGTAAGGAAGTTCTTATGTTACATTGGATTTATATGCTTGTGTGTAtgtagtttttaattatttattttccacatttttaatttggttGAGATTGCCAAAGCCCAAAAGATACACTTAAAACACTTATAAATGATGACCCCATTACCAGCTCGGAAGTATGATGCCCCTCAGGACCTCGATAATATTAACATGTTATTCAAAAACTTATAAATGAcgtaacttatatatataaatgcactaccatgaaaaaaaacattctCATGAGACTGAGTAATAGCTATTTCCCTTCTCGTGATTTTTATTTGGCgaaaataattttaggaaaCATTATTGGGAAAAAATCCACCCTCGAAAAAAACATGAGATTACAAAAATGGTTTATAAAAACTTCAATATTCTCAtgaatataaaatcaatctttgaAACAAATCGCCtttaaaaactgt contains:
- the LOC100818483 gene encoding 6,7-dimethyl-8-ribityllumazine synthase, chloroplastic-like isoform 2 (isoform 2 is encoded by transcript variant 2), with product MASFVSTHCILPSGVGFVHDQDRSCGRTNTLHLQNAPKSPSSLSFLLSVRASESRSDAVVVQSKGRSSFSQTAAVRHLTGSVTRAHGLRFAVVVARFNEIVTKPLLEGALGTFNNYSVQDEDIDVVWVPGSFEIGVVAERLGKSGKYDAIVCIGAVVRGDTTHYDAVANSAASGVLSASLNSGVPCIFGVLTCDDMDQALNRAGGKSGNKGAEAALTAIEMASLFEHHLK
- the LOC100778760 gene encoding uncharacterized protein, translating into MTATADQCMHEFYQQPLMDGMAMDPSIEGLMDASMSSSSEGMIMLSPSNSHNNTTIGHHNLTPKGCAFKQIRRRSRASKSTPITLLKANTSNFRALVQQFTGCPTTTAMSLAIHKGPVTLNFQQGGSKQHIHHHHHTKITTRGAMPPFIGTISSNQNQVSVPLPKQHLMQEQQSGHFLPTSSGNSYRPINCMDDGLIFDNDFSLHELTVNAISNDIDDLFM
- the LOC100818483 gene encoding 6,7-dimethyl-8-ribityllumazine synthase, chloroplastic-like isoform 1 (isoform 1 is encoded by transcript variant 1); translated protein: MASFVSTHCILPSGVGFVHDQDRSCGRTNTLHLQNAPKSPSSLSFLLSVRESRSDAVVVQSKGRSSFSQTAAVRHLTGSVTRAHGLRFAVVVARFNEIVTKPLLEGALGTFNNYSVQDEDIDVVWVPGSFEIGVVAERLGKSGKYDAIVCIGAVVRGDTTHYDAVANSAASGVLSASLNSGVPCIFGVLTCDDMDQALNRAGGKSGNKGAEAALTAIEMASLFEHHLK